One window from the genome of Xenorhabdus bovienii SS-2004 encodes:
- the tssG gene encoding type VI secretion system baseplate subunit TssG produces the protein MKTDITAIHRVCRLPEYFWQQLTQAPWQFDLFQTLRRIDAQAGGYYRLGTAPLPRYEPLRLGQKASMAFAPSTISTVHQLKNSKLYEVLIYSFGLFGPNGPLPLHLTEYTYSREYNYQDPTLGAFTNLFHHRLILLFYRAWANAQPTSSLDRPDNQKFCHYMACLIGMGLSAQQNSNPVNHNHITRNSINNHAHYALSGHLSRQRHNAEGLKKIMLFYFKVPVKIIQNIPQWLQIETQDQARLAAGRHVPCLGKSAILGIAIHDIQHKFRIELGPLTQAEYDMFLPEQTKSQQVREWVYQYLGIEYGWDIRLILDKSDITEMRLSETGKLGLNSWLGKVNKSSHYDDLIYNPKSCKTH, from the coding sequence ATGAAAACAGATATTACGGCCATTCATCGTGTATGCCGCTTGCCAGAGTATTTTTGGCAACAACTCACCCAAGCCCCCTGGCAATTTGATCTGTTCCAGACCCTACGTCGCATTGATGCCCAAGCGGGAGGGTATTACCGATTAGGGACAGCCCCATTACCACGCTATGAACCTTTGCGCTTGGGACAAAAAGCGTCAATGGCATTCGCACCTTCCACAATTTCCACAGTCCATCAGTTAAAAAATTCAAAACTCTACGAAGTACTTATTTACAGCTTCGGATTATTTGGTCCCAATGGCCCATTACCTCTGCACCTGACTGAATATACCTATTCACGGGAATATAATTATCAAGATCCCACTTTGGGTGCCTTTACCAATCTATTTCACCATCGGCTGATACTCCTGTTCTATCGAGCCTGGGCCAATGCACAACCTACCTCATCATTAGATAGACCTGACAACCAGAAGTTTTGTCATTATATGGCTTGCCTGATAGGGATGGGATTGTCAGCCCAGCAGAATTCCAACCCGGTCAATCACAATCACATTACCCGTAACTCTATTAACAATCATGCCCATTACGCGTTGTCCGGCCATCTTTCCCGCCAGAGGCATAATGCGGAAGGGTTGAAAAAAATAATGCTTTTTTATTTCAAGGTTCCCGTAAAAATTATCCAAAATATTCCACAATGGTTGCAGATTGAAACGCAAGATCAGGCGCGACTGGCAGCAGGACGTCATGTGCCCTGTTTAGGTAAGTCCGCCATTTTGGGCATTGCAATACATGATATTCAACATAAATTCCGTATTGAACTAGGGCCATTAACTCAGGCAGAGTACGACATGTTTCTGCCTGAACAGACGAAATCTCAACAAGTGCGTGAGTGGGTTTATCAATACTTAGGTATCGAGTACGGCTGGGATATTAGGCTGATACTTGATAAATCAGACATCACCGAAATGCGCCTGTCAGAAACGGGGAAATTGGGACTCAATAGCTGGCTGGGTAAGGTTAACAAATCAAGCCATTATGATGACTTAATCTACAACCCTAAATCCTGCAAGACGCATTAA